One genomic region from Colletotrichum lupini chromosome 7, complete sequence encodes:
- a CDS encoding flavoprotein oxygenase: MYFEPGSQSGGIPHNLPHDPFKACVVPRPIGWISTISATDPKTHNLAPYSQFNNLTFDPPYVMFSANQKPDQQRKDTVLNAELTGKFCWNLATWPLREAVNISAEQVDYGVDEFDRAGLQKEYSRALPGHPVPMVKDSPVKFECVYHTTLRLPANPPMVSDWKSNSTAAYSRLRRGQLGALFIIIVASLTYG, from the coding sequence ATGTACTTTGAGCCTGGCAGTCAGTCGGGAGGAATACCTCACAACCTTCCCCATGATCCGTTCAAGGCATGCGTTGTTCCTCGGCCAATTGGCTGGATATCGACCATCTCAGCAACGGATCCGAAGACGCACAACCTGGCACCCTATTCTCAGTTCAATAACCTCACATTCGATCCACCCTATGTTATGTTCTCGGCCAATCAAAAACCGGACCAGCAAAGAAAGGATACGGTTCTCAACGCGGAGCTGACCGGCAAGTTCTGCTGGAACCTAGCTACTTGGCCCTTGCGTGAAGCTGTAAACATCTCGGCTGAGCAGGTTGACTACGGAGTGGACGAGTTCGACCGCGCAGGTTTGCAAAAGGAATACAGTCGCGCGCTGCCAGGACATCCTGTGCCCATGGTCAAGGACAGTCCGGTCAAGTTTGAATGTGTATATCATACCACTCTCAGGCTACCCGCAAACCCTCCCAtggtgtcggattggaagtccaattcgaccgcggcatacagccgactgcgcaggggccaattaggggccctatttataattatcgtagctagcctaacctacggttag